The Engystomops pustulosus chromosome 4, aEngPut4.maternal, whole genome shotgun sequence genome contains a region encoding:
- the GTF3C6 gene encoding general transcription factor 3C polypeptide 6 — protein MASNTVSYHQTTSVTSQCLPTDDDDDEEEEEQLVLVELTGIIDSDILEKCDNKCKILGINTEKPFLQVDKYVFAGEYEDALGTCVIFEELPDQGETESTKPKLKYKCHTVKKLNMTRTFLTEKKESDEGGKIEWFQIKDDSSASWPQMICSFAQETEDVVESQSEDDDPGQLDVSNEDTGQVEQDIHSEGKQQSSDCEKGPSESEAKIHMNIEKLDCDPNLLHKEICVAGRDTPSAEVAFTQKEDLIHAASEDDWCTS, from the exons ATGGCTTCCAACACTGTATCTTATCATCAAACTACCAGTGTAACCAGTCAGTGCTTGCctactgatgatgatgacgacgAAGAAGAAGAG gaGCAGCTGGTCTTGGTGGAATTAACAGGAATCATAGACTCAGACATTTTAGAAAAATGTGACAACAAATGCAAAATTTTG GGAATAAACACAGAAAAGCCCTTCCTTCAAGTTGATAAATATGTGTTTGCAGGCGAGTATGAAG ATGCTTTGGGCACATGTGTGATCTTTGAGGAATTACCAGATCAAG GGGAAACTGAAAGCACAAAACCAAAACTAAAGTATAAGTGTCATACAGTAAAGAAACTAAACATGACCAGAACATTTCTGACAGAAAAGAAAGAAAGTGATGAGGGAG GTAAAATTGAATGGTTCCAGATTAAAGATGATAGTTCTGCTAGTTGGCCACAGATGATCTGCAGCTTTGCACAGGAAACTGAGGATGTTGTTGAGTCTCAAAGTGAAGATGATGACCCTGGACAACTGGATGTATCTAATGAGGACACTGGACAAGTAGAGCAGGACATTCATTCAGAAGGGAAGCAACAGTCATCTGATTGTGAGAAAGGGCCATCTGAATCTGAAGCAAAAATACACATGAACATAGAGAAATTAGACTGTGACCCTAACCTGCTACACAAAGAAATATGTGTAGCAGGAAGAGACACTCCTTCAGCTGAGGTTGCCTTTACACAGAAAGAGGACTTAATCCATGCAGCCTCAGAAGACGATTGGTGCACTTCATAG